Part of the Trypanosoma brucei gambiense DAL972 chromosome 8, complete sequence genome, CGTGACCTCTCAATCATACgctttcctcctctcccccTGCCCCAagtacacgcacacacacacggataTAGCACATACGTACACAATTGcgtctttcctccctttaaaaagaaaaaaaacaaaaataccgCTGAACCATCCGTTCCGTAATTCACTACCGTAACATATTACCTCTCACTAGTACGAACGAAGAGCACATTTTAACAGCAACCACCACGCTTCGAGCCCTTTTGCCCTTCGTTTCCGGCCAACCTGACACCATTACCAGCTCCCCCTGCACCACCACTTGGGGACAGACCCTTTCCTGTACGTTCCTTCATATCCTCGAATATCTCCTGTGCTATTTTCTGAAACGCAGACTGTAcattctccttctcctttgcgCTCGTGTCAATGTACGACATTCCATGTTGTTTTGCCCATGCCATCGCTTCTTCCTTCGATACCTGCCGCGAAGTGCGGGCCTCGTCACTTTTGCATCCAACCAATAAGCACGGGATACCGGGAAGAGACTGCTGTCGCACGCGTTCCATCCAGTGCTCCAAGTGTAGAAATGAGGGTCGATGTGTAAGGTCAAAACAAAGCATTACGCCGTTGGCGCCGCGGTAAAAGGCAGTTGCCACTGACTGAAACCGCTCTTGCCCGGCTGTGTCCCATATTTGCAAGCGGACACGCTTATCCATGTACGTCATTTGGTGCATTCGAAAATCAATAGCGATGGTGGATGCGTAATCCTTGTAAAAAACATCCTCAGAGAGCCGCACCGTAAGGGAAGACTTCCCAACGCCACTGTCGCCAATGACAATAATCTTGAATATGTAGTCGCAGTCCCCACCAGGGGAAGCTGCTGTGATCATATGCGAAGTGGACTCTTCAAACGGGCAtattgaacaaaaaaaacgtgacgagaaaagtgaagaaaacaaagaggaagtTGACCGTCTATAtattgcaaagaaaaaaatctacGCAAAGCGCAGTAGCCGCAGATTGAGGCCGGGTGCGGGGTAACGTGCCCATCAGGAAGTTAACGTTATTTGGCCGCGCCTGCTCATCCGCCTCTTCTTCTCCTTACCGTCACTTCCCCACACGCCTACAATCCCACGAATTAAAAAAACCTTTCAACACGTCAATATCACCAGCAGGAACACCACCACGATGAGGCACGCAACACCGAAGGAAAACAGATTTGGTCAACAATACACACAAATtgggggaaatggaaatAACAGGAAATAACTACACTCAACACACAAACCATGGGGCCTAATTGATAGAAACGACGCTTACAACAGAATGAATTTAATGGCATGTAACAGGGGGAGGAACTTCGTCATATTAAGTGAAAGTGGGAa contains:
- a CDS encoding small GTP-binding protein Rab1, putative, with the translated sequence MITAASPGGDCDYIFKIIVIGDSGVGKSSLTVRLSEDVFYKDYASTIAIDFRMHQMTYMDKRVRLQIWDTAGQERFQSVATAFYRGANGVMLCFDLTHRPSFLHLEHWMERVRQQSLPGIPCLLVGCKSDEARTSRQVSKEEAMAWAKQHGMSYIDTSAKEKENVQSAFQKIAQEIFEDMKERTGKGLSPSGGAGGAGNGVRLAGNEGQKGSKRGGCC